In the Hordeum vulgare subsp. vulgare chromosome 7H, MorexV3_pseudomolecules_assembly, whole genome shotgun sequence genome, one interval contains:
- the LOC123410094 gene encoding aspartic proteinase 39-like, giving the protein MGPPRGRLALLLLALSAALAPGRAAATGVFEVRRKFPRHDGSGKHLANLRAHDARRHGRSLAAAVDLPLGGNGLPTETGLYFTQIGIGTPAKSYYVQVDTGSDILWVNCVFCDTCPRKSGLGIELTLYDPSGSSSGTGVTCGQDFCVATHGGVIPSCVPAAPCQYSISYGDGSSTTGFFVTDFLQYNQVSGNSQTTLANTSITFGCGAKIGGDLGSSSQALDGILGFGQSNSSMLSQLAAAGKVRKVFAHCLDTINGGGIFAIGDVVQPKVSTTPLVPGMPHYNVNLEAIDVGGVKLQLPTNIFDIGESKGTIIDSGTTLAYLPGVVYNAIMSKVFAQYGDMPLKNDQDFQCFRYSGSVDDGFPIITFHFEGGLPLNIHPHDYLFQNGELYCMGFQTGGLQTKDGKDMVLLGDLAFSNRLVLYDLENQVIGWTDYNCSSSIKIKDDKTGSIYTVDAHDISSGWRFQWHKSLFVLLVTALCSYTMF; this is encoded by the exons ATGGGGCCGCCTCGCGGTCGcctggccctcctcctcctcgcgctgTCGGCGGCGCTCGCCCCCGGCCGCGCGGCCGCCACCGGCGTCTTCGAGGTGCGCCGCAAGTTCCCGCGCCACGACGGGAGCGGCAAGCACCTGGCGAACCTCCGGGCGCACGACGCTCGCCGCCACGGCcgctccctcgccgccgccgtcgacctGCCCCTCGGCGGCAACGGCCTCCCCACCGAGACCGG GCTCTACTTCACGCAGATTGGGATCGGCACGCCGGCCAAGAGCTACTACGTGCAGGTGGACACCGGCAGCGACATACTCTGGGTCAACTGCGTCTTCTGCGACACCTGCCCCCGCAAGAGCGGCCTCGGG ATAGAGCTGACGCTGTACGACCCGAGTGGATCGTCGAGCGGCACCGGGGTCACGTGCGGCCAGGACTTCTGCGTCGCTACTCACGGCGGCGTGATCCCGTCCTGCGTCCCCGCCGCGCCGTGCCAGTACAGCATCTCATACGGAGACGGCAGCTCCACCACTGGGTTCTTCGTCACGGACTTCTTGCAGTACAACCAGGTGTCCGGCAATAGCCAGACCACCTTGGCCAACACAAGCATTACGTTTGG GTGTGGTGCTAAGATTGGTGGAGATTTGGGGTCGTCAAGCCAGGCCCTTGACGGGATTCTTGGATTTGGTCAGTCAAATTCGTCCATGCTGTCACAGTTAGCGGCTGCAGGAAAAGTGAGGAAGGTCTTCGCACATTGCTTGGACACCATAAATGGTGGAGGAATTTTCGCTATTGGGGATGTCGTGCAGCCGAAAGTGAGCACAACGCCGTTGGTGCCCGGCAT GCCGCATTACAATGTCAACTTGGAAGCAATTGATGTTGGTGGTGTTAAATTACAGCTTCCAACAAATATTTTTGATATAGGGGAAAGTAAAGGTACCATTATTGACAGTGGAACAACATTGGCATATCTACCAGGGGTGGTTTATAATGCTATAATGTCTAAG GTATTTGCTCAGTATGGGGATATGCCCTTAAAAAATGATCAAGATTTCCAATGTTTCCGGTATTCTGGAAG TGTAGACGATGGATTTCCTATAATCACCTTTCACTTTGAGGGCGGCCTTCCACTGAATATTCATCCACATGACTATCTTTTCCAAAATGGG GAGCTGTACTGCATGGGGTTCCAGACTGGTGGATTACAAACCAAGGATGGAAAAGATATGGTGCTTTTGGGAG ATCTAGCATTTTCAAACAGACTTGTTCTTTACGATTTAGAAAATCAAGTTATTGGATGGACCGATTACAACT GCTCGTCCAGCATTAAAATCAAGGATGACAAGACTGGATCAATATACACTGTGGATGCACATGATATCTCATCTGGATGGAGATTTCAGTGGCACAAGTCCTTGTTTGTATTGCTAGTAACGGCGCTGTGCAGCTATACAATGTTCTAA